Proteins co-encoded in one Kribbella solani genomic window:
- a CDS encoding family 43 glycosylhydrolase yields MEPRRRTVVLGGLGVAAGALTGLPPVSAAASTAALTWVGAGPFKHVYDPTPGGPPYEYLNDHCVIQGRDGTWHLYGIIGNSAPPGSFPGGNAEIHFAHATAPALDGPWTTQPYALSVDPNYFSEEHLWAPHVIENAGTYYMFYAAGGSGCAINLATSTDLFNWTRIPQGPVFRGLVARDPFVTRIGNQWVMYYCELANWQSNHIVAARTSTDLIHWSAPRTVFTDPSTDSNASVTESPVVVQRDGTYYLFIGPRFGYVGTDVFRSTDPFNFQLASYAGHVPAHAIEVVGDRVTGAGSFQHGVYLADLQWRSTPPVWHSLDNPAAGLNPQGAIELFALDNNHRIVRRVLPGDWELFSDEVTTVPTVGRNTDGRLELFTVAKDQGLIHRVQRADGTWGDWEVFGGAAGAAPAVSRNADGRLEVFALGPAGAYITHRWQNGGGSASWSDWESFGGAAGAPPVVGVNADGRMEVFALGPGGAYVAHRWQNVPNGGWSSWDTGFGGPAAALSTVNRDGRGLLNVFALAPVSTGVHRRVQTVPSGGWAGWQLADSWADASARTAVNADGRLEMFCIPPGGAQITHRWQTTPTSGAWSNSEVFDSQPVAASPTVIVDASGRQHVFAVAPDGVLRERIQFAPSSGWGPWRTLPGAPILPLPVGHPS; encoded by the coding sequence ATGGAGCCTAGGCGGCGGACCGTGGTGCTGGGTGGATTGGGAGTCGCGGCCGGAGCACTGACCGGACTGCCTCCCGTGAGTGCGGCCGCGAGCACGGCGGCGCTCACTTGGGTCGGGGCGGGGCCGTTCAAGCATGTGTACGATCCGACGCCGGGCGGCCCGCCGTACGAGTACCTGAACGACCACTGCGTGATCCAGGGCCGCGACGGCACCTGGCACCTGTACGGGATCATCGGCAACTCCGCTCCGCCCGGTAGCTTCCCCGGCGGCAACGCGGAGATCCACTTCGCCCATGCGACCGCTCCGGCGCTGGACGGTCCCTGGACCACACAGCCGTACGCGCTGAGCGTTGACCCGAACTACTTCAGTGAAGAGCACCTGTGGGCACCGCATGTCATCGAGAACGCTGGTACGTACTACATGTTCTACGCGGCCGGCGGTAGCGGCTGTGCGATCAACCTGGCTACGTCCACCGACCTGTTCAACTGGACGCGAATTCCACAAGGGCCGGTGTTCCGCGGGCTGGTCGCACGTGACCCGTTTGTCACCCGCATCGGCAACCAGTGGGTCATGTACTACTGCGAGCTGGCCAACTGGCAGTCGAACCACATCGTCGCGGCACGTACAAGTACTGACCTGATCCACTGGAGTGCACCACGGACTGTCTTCACTGACCCGAGTACTGACTCCAACGCGTCAGTCACCGAGTCTCCGGTTGTGGTGCAGCGCGACGGCACGTACTACCTGTTCATCGGCCCGCGCTTCGGGTACGTCGGTACGGATGTGTTCCGCAGCACCGACCCGTTCAACTTCCAGCTCGCCAGCTACGCCGGTCACGTACCTGCTCATGCCATAGAGGTTGTTGGTGATCGCGTCACGGGCGCCGGGTCGTTCCAGCACGGCGTCTACCTCGCTGACTTGCAGTGGCGCAGTACGCCGCCGGTCTGGCACAGCCTGGACAACCCGGCTGCCGGACTGAACCCACAGGGCGCCATAGAGCTGTTTGCCCTCGACAACAACCACCGGATCGTCAGACGCGTACTACCTGGCGACTGGGAGTTGTTCAGCGACGAAGTGACCACAGTGCCAACAGTCGGCCGCAACACCGACGGACGGTTGGAGCTGTTCACAGTCGCGAAGGACCAGGGTCTGATTCATCGCGTCCAGCGAGCTGACGGGACCTGGGGTGACTGGGAGGTGTTCGGTGGAGCAGCTGGTGCCGCACCGGCCGTCTCACGCAATGCCGATGGCCGCCTGGAGGTGTTCGCACTCGGGCCAGCCGGTGCGTACATCACGCACCGCTGGCAGAACGGTGGCGGTTCGGCGAGCTGGAGTGACTGGGAGAGCTTCGGTGGCGCAGCCGGTGCGCCGCCTGTCGTAGGCGTCAATGCCGACGGCCGGATGGAGGTGTTCGCACTCGGTCCAGGCGGTGCGTACGTCGCGCACCGCTGGCAGAACGTACCGAACGGTGGCTGGAGCTCCTGGGACACTGGCTTCGGCGGTCCGGCAGCCGCACTCAGTACGGTCAACCGCGACGGGCGTGGACTGCTCAACGTGTTCGCACTCGCACCGGTGAGTACTGGCGTACATAGGCGAGTCCAGACGGTACCGAGTGGTGGCTGGGCTGGTTGGCAGCTGGCCGACTCGTGGGCGGATGCTTCCGCGCGCACTGCCGTGAACGCGGACGGCCGGTTGGAGATGTTCTGCATCCCGCCCGGTGGCGCGCAGATCACGCACCGCTGGCAGACCACTCCAACCAGCGGTGCGTGGAGCAACAGTGAGGTGTTCGACTCACAGCCGGTCGCGGCAAGCCCCACTGTCATCGTGGACGCGAGCGGCCGCCAGCATGTCTTCGCCGTCGCACCGGACGGCGTACTGCGCGAACGCATCCAGTTTGCACCCAGCAGTGGCTGGGGGCCGTGGCGAACGTTGCCAGGAGCCCCCATCCTGCCGCTGCCGGTCGGACACCCCAGCTAG
- a CDS encoding family 78 glycoside hydrolase catalytic domain, whose translation MTARRPPIAVGLRAAGRVDPIGVPDRSPRLSWKFHGSQPPSSLRLQLGSEPNGHPDLYDGALPADAHTADWPLEPLRSRQRVWWRVVAAIDGGTPVPSLDAWIEAGLWDASEWEAAAITHAAWLDPARTEPASLPEVETEFTVAADIVSARMYLSGAGVVVPLINGRPAIDAELEPGYSALHRSIPAAAWDVTDSIRAGRNELRLSLGGGIAWVPRIPSRYTKFTAGHVPYARVRLELVDAEGRRQSICSGSGWQARLGPTRTAHWFGGEDHDPRAAGDWSPAVEVDTGDQQIFWRSAPPIRVIEQVRPASVERRADGSRVIDFGVNLAGRPRLDLRAAVAGTPITLRPGELLGSDGLPQQITTGGPIWDSMVPTATTASWHPAFVYHGARYWHVEGLSEQEPDSALRFDVMRTDNPAAGSFVTSDPFLDRLHRMIDRAVQGNMYSVFTDCPHREKLGWLEQLYLCFAPLARNYDVQAHLTDAVRHMIEAQTEAGLIPSTAPELIVFDFDVHKGDSTAFRDDPNWGRAIIEVPWQLYRHYADTAVLRRALPAMGRYLEHLESRATADGLLDFGLGDWIEIDDSTPRNLVATHGWASSLRTAARAASVLGETAPAADWHRRADETWARFRSAFRDGAGQWGTGSQASWAFAWTAEGIDDVEREGITRGLLAAVDRAGGAITVGEIALPALIRALTDSGNAAILDAMIRRTDAPGYGGQVESGATALTEMWAGPAAGHLPGSQNHFMLGVIDDWILGDVAGLRQAPDSAGWAEIVVRPLILDTVNDATVSFDSPRGPIRTAWSRRSSGTVELEVSAPPTVRVRIETDPDVKVIQPRA comes from the coding sequence ATGACCGCCCGGCGCCCTCCGATCGCGGTTGGGCTGCGCGCCGCCGGCCGCGTCGATCCGATCGGTGTCCCAGATCGCTCACCACGCCTCAGCTGGAAGTTCCACGGCAGCCAGCCGCCTTCTTCGCTCCGGCTGCAGCTCGGGTCCGAACCGAACGGACACCCGGACCTGTACGACGGCGCGCTGCCGGCGGATGCGCACACGGCCGACTGGCCACTGGAGCCGCTGCGGTCCCGGCAGCGGGTGTGGTGGCGCGTCGTCGCGGCGATCGACGGCGGCACACCGGTACCGAGCCTGGACGCGTGGATCGAGGCAGGACTCTGGGATGCGTCGGAGTGGGAGGCAGCAGCGATCACTCATGCCGCCTGGCTCGACCCGGCGCGGACAGAGCCGGCCTCGCTGCCGGAAGTCGAGACCGAATTCACCGTCGCGGCGGACATCGTCAGCGCGCGGATGTACCTGAGCGGCGCGGGCGTCGTCGTACCGCTGATCAACGGCCGCCCGGCGATCGACGCCGAGCTCGAGCCTGGTTATTCGGCGCTGCACCGTTCGATACCGGCGGCCGCGTGGGATGTCACCGACTCGATCAGGGCCGGACGCAACGAACTGCGGCTGAGCCTCGGTGGCGGTATCGCCTGGGTGCCCCGGATCCCCAGCCGGTACACGAAGTTCACTGCCGGACACGTGCCGTACGCGCGGGTGCGGCTCGAGCTCGTCGATGCTGAAGGCCGGCGTCAGTCGATCTGCTCCGGCAGCGGATGGCAGGCCAGGCTGGGACCGACGCGGACCGCGCACTGGTTCGGTGGCGAGGATCATGATCCCCGAGCGGCCGGCGACTGGTCGCCCGCGGTCGAGGTCGACACCGGGGACCAGCAGATCTTCTGGCGGTCCGCACCGCCGATCCGGGTGATCGAGCAGGTCCGGCCGGCTTCGGTCGAGCGGCGCGCCGACGGCAGCCGGGTGATCGACTTCGGCGTGAACCTGGCCGGCCGGCCGCGGCTCGACCTCCGGGCCGCCGTCGCTGGTACGCCGATCACGCTCCGGCCGGGCGAGTTGCTGGGCTCCGACGGCCTGCCCCAGCAGATCACGACCGGTGGCCCGATCTGGGACAGCATGGTGCCGACGGCAACAACCGCGAGCTGGCACCCCGCCTTCGTGTATCACGGCGCCCGGTACTGGCACGTCGAGGGACTGTCGGAGCAGGAACCCGATTCGGCGCTCCGGTTCGACGTCATGCGTACGGACAACCCGGCAGCCGGGAGTTTCGTCACCAGCGATCCCTTCCTCGATCGGCTGCACCGCATGATCGATCGCGCGGTGCAGGGCAACATGTACTCGGTCTTCACCGACTGCCCGCACCGCGAGAAGCTCGGCTGGCTCGAGCAGCTGTACCTGTGTTTCGCCCCGCTGGCGCGCAACTACGACGTACAGGCGCACCTCACAGACGCTGTCCGGCACATGATCGAGGCGCAGACCGAAGCCGGCCTGATCCCGAGTACTGCCCCGGAGCTGATCGTCTTCGACTTCGACGTGCACAAGGGCGACTCGACGGCGTTCCGCGACGATCCGAACTGGGGCCGGGCGATCATCGAGGTCCCGTGGCAGCTCTACCGGCACTACGCGGACACGGCAGTACTGCGGCGCGCGCTGCCGGCGATGGGTCGGTACCTGGAGCACCTCGAGTCGCGGGCGACCGCCGACGGGTTGCTGGACTTCGGTCTCGGCGACTGGATCGAGATCGACGACAGCACGCCACGGAATCTCGTCGCCACGCATGGCTGGGCCAGTTCCCTGCGTACGGCGGCCCGCGCGGCGTCCGTTCTCGGCGAGACGGCGCCGGCCGCGGACTGGCATCGCCGCGCTGACGAGACTTGGGCGCGGTTCAGATCGGCGTTCCGCGACGGGGCCGGGCAGTGGGGCACCGGAAGCCAGGCCAGCTGGGCATTCGCCTGGACCGCCGAGGGCATCGACGACGTCGAGCGCGAGGGCATCACCCGAGGTCTGCTGGCTGCCGTCGACCGCGCGGGTGGAGCCATCACCGTCGGCGAGATCGCGCTGCCGGCGCTCATCCGCGCGCTGACGGACAGTGGGAACGCGGCGATTCTGGACGCGATGATCCGCCGGACCGATGCGCCGGGCTACGGCGGGCAGGTCGAATCCGGCGCCACCGCGCTGACCGAGATGTGGGCGGGCCCGGCGGCGGGCCACCTGCCCGGCTCGCAGAACCACTTCATGCTCGGGGTGATCGACGACTGGATTCTCGGTGATGTGGCCGGGCTCCGGCAGGCCCCGGACTCGGCCGGGTGGGCGGAGATCGTCGTCCGGCCGCTGATTCTGGACACCGTGAACGATGCCACGGTCAGCTTCGACTCGCCCCGCGGACCGATCCGGACCGCCTGGTCGCGGCGCAGCTCCGGCACCGTCGAGCTCGAGGTTTCGGCGCCACCGACCGTACGGGTCCGGATCGAGACCGATCCCGACGTGAAGGTGATCCAGCCCCGAGCCTGA
- a CDS encoding TIGR03620 family F420-dependent LLM class oxidoreductase, which yields MAVELGRFGVWHGPQHFGPELAAGIERAGYGTLWLGASPDTGLRDAEVLLAATNSIAVGTSIVNMWKSPVAEVAASYHRLEDEHPGRFLLGVGIGHRELNNDYRSPYEVIVRYLDELDDAKVPEDRRALAALGPKVVHLAGTRTAGALPYLTTPEHTKEARRILGGGVLLAPEQMVVLETDPEIARATARDRLSSYLQLSNYTKSFERLGFGPDDLAGGGSDRLVDALVLHGSAVDVAAGLRAHLEAGADHVAIQQLGKEGMDLLPGYEALATVLGI from the coding sequence GTGGCGGTGGAACTGGGACGGTTCGGGGTCTGGCACGGACCACAGCATTTCGGTCCGGAGCTGGCGGCGGGGATCGAGCGGGCAGGGTACGGCACGCTGTGGCTGGGCGCGTCCCCGGACACCGGCCTGCGCGACGCCGAGGTGTTGCTGGCCGCAACGAACTCGATCGCCGTCGGTACCAGCATCGTGAACATGTGGAAGTCTCCGGTGGCCGAGGTGGCGGCGTCGTACCACCGGCTCGAGGACGAGCACCCGGGCCGGTTCCTGCTCGGCGTCGGGATCGGGCACCGGGAGCTCAACAACGACTACCGGTCGCCGTACGAGGTGATCGTGCGGTACCTGGACGAGCTCGACGACGCGAAGGTACCGGAGGACCGCCGGGCGCTGGCCGCGCTCGGGCCGAAGGTCGTGCACCTCGCCGGGACGCGGACGGCCGGCGCGCTGCCGTACCTGACCACGCCTGAGCACACCAAGGAGGCCCGCCGGATTCTCGGCGGCGGGGTGCTGCTCGCGCCCGAGCAGATGGTGGTGCTGGAGACCGATCCGGAGATCGCCCGAGCCACGGCGCGGGACCGGCTGTCGTCGTACCTGCAGCTGAGCAACTACACCAAGAGCTTCGAGCGGCTCGGGTTCGGCCCCGACGACCTGGCCGGCGGCGGCAGCGACCGGCTCGTCGACGCGCTGGTGCTGCACGGCTCCGCGGTCGACGTGGCGGCCGGTCTGCGCGCGCACCTGGAGGCAGGCGCGGACCATGTCGCGATCCAGCAACTGGGCAAAGAGGGGATGGACCTACTGCCCGGGTACGAAGCGCTCGCGACTGTACTGGGGATCTAG
- a CDS encoding NUDIX domain-containing protein yields MTEHPELRFGAGLADQPEHWPVSASQVVHETGRVISVRRDTIEPPGGESFVRDVVVHPGAVGVVALDQDNRMLLVRQYRHPVGYKLLEAPAGLLDVQGEQYRLGAERELWEETATKAADWRILVDAFTSPGLTDEAVRIFLARDLSPADEAFERVHEEAEMETVWAPLIDVVGAVLAGHLQNPILVMGSLAAWTALNGPGFGTLRPANAPWPAKDHA; encoded by the coding sequence ATGACGGAGCACCCTGAGCTGCGGTTCGGTGCCGGGCTGGCGGATCAGCCCGAGCACTGGCCGGTCTCCGCGTCGCAGGTGGTGCACGAGACCGGCCGGGTGATCTCGGTACGGCGCGACACGATCGAACCGCCAGGCGGCGAGTCGTTCGTACGGGATGTGGTCGTGCATCCGGGTGCGGTTGGAGTGGTTGCACTCGACCAGGACAATCGGATGCTGCTCGTACGCCAGTACCGGCATCCGGTCGGCTACAAGCTGCTGGAGGCGCCGGCTGGTCTGCTGGACGTGCAGGGTGAGCAGTACCGCCTGGGCGCGGAGCGGGAGCTGTGGGAGGAGACCGCTACCAAGGCTGCCGACTGGCGGATTCTCGTCGACGCGTTCACCTCGCCCGGGCTGACCGACGAGGCGGTGCGGATCTTCCTGGCCCGCGACCTGTCGCCGGCCGACGAGGCGTTCGAACGTGTCCATGAGGAAGCGGAGATGGAGACGGTCTGGGCTCCGCTGATCGACGTGGTCGGCGCGGTCCTGGCCGGCCACCTGCAGAACCCGATCCTGGTGATGGGCTCGCTGGCCGCCTGGACCGCGCTGAACGGTCCAGGCTTCGGCACCCTCCGCCCCGCCAACGCCCCCTGGCCGGCCAAGGACCACGCCTGA
- a CDS encoding CTP synthase, which translates to MDRATNSQQTKHVFVTGGVASSLGKGLTASSLGSLLTARGIRVTMQKLDPYLNVDPGTMNPFQHGEVFVTNDGAETDLDIGHYERFLDRDLSQVANVTTGQVYSSVIAKERRGEYLGDTVQVIPHITNEIKERMLAMAGPDVDVVLHEIGGTVGDIESLPFLEAARQVRHDVGRDNVFFLHISLVPYMAPSGELKTKPTQHSVAALRSIGIQPDAIVCRADRPIPDSVKRKISLMCDVDVEAVVAAVDAPSIYDIPKVVHAEGLDAYVVRRLNLQFRDVDWTRWDELLRVVHHPKDEVTVALVGKYIDLPDAYLSVAEALRAGGFDNDARVNLRWIASDECATPEAAARLLGDVDAICIPGGFGVRGIEGKIGAIRYAREQGVPILGLCLGLQCMVIEVARDLAGLDQAGSTEFDPDAEQPVIATMEEQKHIVDGSGDLGGTMRLGLYPANLADGSIVRELYGAPSVQERHRHRYEVNNAYRDKLETAGLVFSGLSPDNELVEFIELDRSVHPYFVATQAHPELRSRPTKPHPLFSGLVAAALDRQRESRLPVEDPKPAKKPAAKDPKDPKDAAKDKVEAAR; encoded by the coding sequence GTGGACAGGGCTACGAATTCCCAGCAGACCAAGCACGTATTCGTCACCGGTGGCGTGGCCTCCAGTCTCGGCAAGGGGCTGACGGCGTCCAGCCTCGGCAGTCTGCTGACGGCGCGGGGCATCCGGGTCACCATGCAGAAGCTGGATCCGTATCTGAACGTCGATCCAGGCACGATGAACCCGTTCCAGCACGGCGAGGTGTTCGTCACCAACGACGGCGCCGAGACCGACCTCGACATCGGCCACTACGAGCGCTTCCTGGACCGTGATCTCTCCCAGGTCGCCAACGTCACCACCGGCCAGGTGTACTCCAGCGTGATCGCCAAGGAGCGGCGCGGTGAGTATCTGGGCGACACCGTCCAGGTGATCCCGCACATCACCAACGAGATCAAGGAACGGATGCTCGCGATGGCGGGCCCGGACGTCGACGTCGTGCTGCACGAGATCGGCGGCACGGTCGGTGACATCGAGTCGCTGCCGTTCCTGGAGGCGGCCCGGCAGGTCCGGCACGACGTCGGGCGGGACAACGTGTTCTTCCTGCACATCTCGCTGGTGCCGTACATGGCGCCGAGCGGTGAGCTGAAGACCAAGCCGACCCAGCACTCGGTGGCCGCGCTGCGCTCGATCGGTATCCAGCCGGACGCGATCGTCTGCCGCGCCGACCGACCGATCCCGGACAGCGTGAAGCGGAAGATCTCGCTGATGTGCGACGTCGACGTCGAGGCCGTGGTGGCCGCCGTGGACGCGCCGTCGATCTACGACATCCCGAAGGTGGTGCACGCCGAGGGCCTGGACGCGTACGTCGTGCGCCGGCTGAACCTGCAGTTCCGCGACGTCGACTGGACCCGCTGGGACGAGCTGCTGCGGGTCGTACACCACCCGAAGGACGAGGTGACGGTCGCGCTGGTCGGCAAGTACATCGACCTGCCGGACGCGTACCTGTCGGTGGCCGAGGCGCTGCGCGCGGGCGGGTTCGACAACGACGCCCGGGTGAACCTGCGCTGGATCGCGTCCGACGAGTGCGCCACGCCCGAGGCGGCGGCCAGGTTGCTCGGTGACGTGGACGCGATCTGCATCCCGGGTGGGTTCGGGGTGCGCGGGATCGAGGGCAAGATCGGCGCCATCCGGTACGCGCGTGAGCAGGGCGTACCGATCCTGGGGCTGTGTCTCGGCCTGCAGTGCATGGTGATCGAGGTGGCGCGGGACCTGGCCGGGCTGGACCAGGCGGGGTCGACCGAGTTCGACCCGGACGCCGAGCAGCCGGTGATCGCGACCATGGAGGAGCAGAAGCACATCGTCGACGGCTCCGGCGACCTGGGCGGCACGATGCGGCTCGGCCTGTACCCGGCGAACCTGGCCGACGGGTCGATCGTCCGCGAGCTGTACGGCGCGCCGTCGGTGCAGGAGCGGCACCGGCACCGCTACGAGGTCAACAACGCGTACCGGGACAAACTGGAGACTGCCGGGCTGGTGTTCAGCGGGCTGTCGCCGGACAACGAGCTGGTCGAGTTCATCGAGCTGGACCGGTCCGTACACCCGTACTTCGTCGCCACCCAGGCGCACCCGGAGCTGCGGTCCCGGCCGACCAAGCCGCACCCGCTGTTCTCCGGTCTGGTCGCGGCCGCGCTGGACCGGCAGCGTGAGTCCCGGCTGCCGGTCGAGGACCCGAAGCCGGCCAAGAAGCCTGCCGCCAAGGACCCCAAGGACCCCAAGGACGCTGCCAAGGACAAGGTGGAAGCGGCTCGATGA
- a CDS encoding glycosyltransferase family 4 protein, whose translation MRIGLLLAESRGGIGQHVASLVPRFVSAGHEVVVSAPPGTAEHFDFGPATMVTQAAGLRGSDVIHAHGYRAGMAALRDRSRLRPLVVSWHNAVIAPGPRGLVMRMGQRLVAKGADLTLGASSDLVELAKSLGARNAQLAPVAAPAMSRARRPRADVRHELGLGNQPVVLTVGRLAPQKDYPTLLSVAARVHESTPNAVFLVVGDGPLRDNLQARIDAEKLPVRLLGHRGDVADLLGAADVFLLTSHWEARALVVQEAMQVGVPVVTTAVGGVPELVDDSAVLAFPGDADGLADGVRAVLAEPETANAMRTRGRELAARWMDEDAVAKNLLDIYAGLVATGA comes from the coding sequence ATGAGGATCGGGCTGCTGCTCGCGGAGTCGCGGGGTGGCATCGGGCAGCATGTCGCGTCGCTCGTGCCCCGGTTCGTCAGTGCCGGGCATGAGGTGGTTGTGAGTGCGCCGCCTGGGACCGCGGAGCACTTTGACTTCGGGCCGGCGACCATGGTCACCCAGGCTGCTGGGCTGCGTGGGTCCGACGTGATCCACGCGCACGGCTACCGCGCCGGCATGGCCGCGCTGCGGGACCGGTCGCGGCTGCGCCCACTGGTCGTCAGCTGGCACAACGCGGTGATCGCACCGGGTCCGCGTGGGCTCGTGATGCGGATGGGGCAGCGGCTGGTTGCCAAGGGCGCTGACCTGACGCTGGGTGCTTCCAGCGATCTCGTGGAGCTGGCGAAGAGCCTTGGCGCCCGCAACGCCCAGTTGGCCCCCGTAGCGGCTCCGGCGATGTCACGGGCGCGCAGGCCACGTGCTGACGTACGCCACGAGCTCGGACTGGGCAATCAGCCTGTAGTGCTCACGGTTGGTCGGCTGGCGCCGCAGAAGGACTACCCGACCTTGCTGTCGGTCGCCGCGCGCGTACACGAGTCGACACCGAACGCTGTGTTCCTGGTAGTCGGCGACGGTCCGTTGCGGGACAACCTGCAGGCGCGGATCGACGCGGAGAAGCTACCGGTCCGGCTGCTCGGTCACCGCGGCGATGTGGCCGATCTGCTCGGGGCAGCCGATGTGTTCCTGCTCACATCCCATTGGGAGGCGCGGGCGCTGGTCGTGCAAGAGGCGATGCAGGTCGGCGTACCGGTGGTGACGACCGCGGTCGGGGGCGTACCCGAGCTGGTCGACGACAGTGCCGTACTGGCGTTTCCCGGTGACGCGGACGGTCTCGCGGACGGCGTACGGGCGGTGCTGGCCGAGCCGGAGACGGCGAACGCTATGCGGACACGAGGCCGGGAGCTGGCCGCCAGATGGATGGACGAGGACGCGGTGGCGAAGAATCTGCTCGACATCTACGCGGGTCTCGTCGCGACCGGTGCTTGA